One segment of Tenrec ecaudatus isolate mTenEca1 chromosome 1, mTenEca1.hap1, whole genome shotgun sequence DNA contains the following:
- the LOC142453353 gene encoding olfactory receptor 7G2-like → MPARGINGTAPRNHTVIVEFILLGLTDDAELQPIIFSLFLMMYLVTVLGNLLMVWAVISDSHLHTPMYFFLSHLSFTDICVSTTTIPKMLVSILTQNQTITFTGCLNQIFFVLFFCAFENFLLAAMAYDRYVAICSPLRYTVIMNPCFCGLLMLLSLLASIMVALLHSLMILHLSFCTDLEIPQFFCDLAQLLEIACSSTLFNNILVYSVASIFVGVPLSGIIFSYTQIVSSVLKIPSSSGKYKVFSTCGSHLSVVSLFYGTGVGVYVSSLFTESSTKTAVASVMYIVVPQMMNPFIYSLRNKDIKVSLRKLFVRESPL, encoded by the exons atgccagccag AGGTATCAATGGTACAGCACCCCGAAACCACACAGTCATTGTAGAGTTCATTCTTCTGGGACTCACAGATGATGCAGAACTCCAGCCCATCATTTTTAGCCTGTTCCTGATGATGTACCTGGTCACTGTCCTTGGAAACCTGCTCATGGTCTGGGCTGTCATCTCTGACTCCCAcctgcacacacccatgtacttctttctctcccatctctcctttaCTGACATCTGTGTAAGCACAACTACCATCCCAAAGATGTTGGTGAGCATCCTCACACAGAACCAGACCATCACTTTTACAGGCTGCCTAAACCAGATTTTCTTTGTCCTGTTTTTTTGTGCTTTTGAAAATTTTCTCCTAGCAgcaatggcctatgaccgctatgtggccatttgCTCCCCATTGAGGTACACAGTCATCATGAATCCCTGCTTCTGTGGCCTGCTCATGCTGCTTTCCTTGCTAGCTAGTATAATGGTTGCCCTGCTGCACAGTCTGATGATTTTGCATCTGTCTTTCTGCACAGACCTGGAAATCCCTCAGTTTTTCTGTGATCTTGCTCAGCTCCTTGAGATTGCCTGCTCCAGCACCCTCTTTAATAACATCCTCGTCTATTCTGTTGCTTCCATTTTCGTGGGGGTTCCTCTGTCTGGGATCATATTCTCTTACACGCAAATTGTCTCCTCTGTTTTGAAGATTCCATCAtctagtgggaagtataaagtgtTTTCCACCTGTGGATCTCACCTGTCAGTGGTCTCACTATTCTATGGGACAGGTGTTGGTGTGTATGTAAGTTCTTTATTTACAGAGTCCTCGACAAAAACGGCAGTCGCCTCAGTGATGTACATTGTGGTGCCCCAGATGATGAATCCTTTCATTTACAGTCTGAGGAACAAAGACATAAAGGTGAGCTTGAGAAAACTCTTTGTTAGGGAGTCTCCTTTGTAA